One part of the Homo sapiens chromosome 19, GRCh38.p14 Primary Assembly genome encodes these proteins:
- the LILRB3 gene encoding leukocyte immunoglobulin-like receptor subfamily B member 3 isoform 3 precursor (isoform 3 precursor is encoded by transcript variant 3), which translates to MTPALTALLCLGLSLGPRTRMQAGPFPKPTLWAEPGSVISWGSPVTIWCQGSLEAQEYQLDKEGSPEPWDRNNPLEPKNKARFSIPSMTQHHAGRYRCHYYSSAGWSEPSDPLELVMTGFYNKPTLSALPSPVVASGGNMTLRCGSQKGYHHFVLMKEGEHQLPRTLDSQQLHSGGFQALFPVGPVTPSHRWRFTCYYYYTNTPWVWSHPSDPLEILPSGVSRKPSLLTLQGPVLAPGQSLTLQCGSDVGYDRFVLYKEGERDFLQRPGQQPQAGLSQANFTLGPVSRSYGGQYRCYGAHNLSSEWSAPSDPLDILITGQIYDTVSLSAQPGPTVASGENMTLLCQSRGYFDTFLLTKEGAAHPPLRLRSMYGAHKYQAEFPMSPVTSAHAGTYRCYGSRSSNPHLLSFPSEPLELMVSGHSGGSSLPPTGPPSTPGGPEDQPLNPPGSGPQNGLGRYLEVLIGVSVAFVLLLFLLLFLLLLRQRHSKHRTSDQRKTDFQRPAGAAETEPKDRGLLRRSSPAADVQEENLYAAVKDTQSEDRVELDSQSPHDEDPQAVTYAPVKHSSPRREMASPPSSLSGEFLDTKDRQVEEDRQMDTEAAASEASQDVTYAQLHSLTLRRKATEPPPSQEGEPPAEPSIYATLAIH; encoded by the exons ATGACGCCCGCCCTCACAGCCCTGCTCTGCCTTG GGCTGAGTCTGGGCCCCAGGACCCGCATGCAGGCAG GGCCCTTCCCCAAACCCACCCTCTGGGCTGAGCCAGGCTCTGTGATCAGCTGGGGGAGCCCCGTGACCATCTGGTGTCAGGGgagcctggaggcccaggagtaCCAACTGGATAAAGAGGGAAGCCCAGAGCCCTGGGACAGAAATAACCCACTGGAACCCAAGAACAAGGCCAGATTCTCCATCCCATCCATGACACAGCACCATGCAGGGAGATACCGCTGCCACTATTACAGCTCTGCAGGCTGGTCAGAGCCCAGCGACCCCCTGGAGCTGGTGATGACAG GATTCTACAACAAACCCACCCTCtcagccctgcccagccctgtggTGGCCTCAGGGGGGAATATGACCCTCCGATGTGGCTCACAGAAGGGATATCACCATTTTGTTCTGATGAAGGAAGGAGAACACCAGCTCCCCCGGACCCTGGACTCACAGCAGCTCCACAGTGGGGGGTTCCAGGCCCTGTTCCCTGTGGGCCCCGTGACCCCCAGCCACAGGTGGAGGTTCACATGCTATTACTATTATACAAACACCCCCTGGGTGTGGTCCCACCCCAGTGACCCCCTGGAGATTCTGCCCTCAG GCGTGTCTAGGAAGCCCTCCCTCCTGACCCTGCAGGGCCCTGTCCTGGCCCCTGGGCAGAGCCTGACCCTCCAGTGTGGCTCTGATGTCGGCTACGACAGATTTGTTCTGTATAAGGAGGGGGAACGTGACTTCCTCCAGCGCCCTGGCCAGCAGCCCCAGGCTGGGCTCTCCCAGGCCAACTTCACCCTGGGCCCTGTGAGCCGCTCCTACGGGGGCCAGTACAGGTGCTATGGTGCACACAACCTCTCCTCCGAGTGGTCGGCCCCCAGTGACCCCCTGGACATCCTGATCACAG GACAGATCTATGACACCGTCTCCCTGTCAGCACAGCCGGGCCCCACAGTGGCCTCAGGAGAGAACATGACCCTGCTGTGTCAGTCACGGGGGTATTTTGACACTTTCCTTCTGACCAAAGAAGGGGCAGCCCATCCCCCACTGCGTCTGAGATCAATGTACGGAGCTCATAAGTACCAGGCTGAATTCCCCATGAGTCCTGTGACCTCAGCCCACGCGGGGACCTACAGGTGCTACGGCTCACGCAGCTCCAACCCCCACCTGCTGTCTTTCCCCAGTGAGCCCCTGGAACTCATGGTCTCAG GACACTCTGGAGGCTCCAGCCTCCCACCCACAGGGCCGCCCTCCACACCTG gaggtcctgaggacCAGCCCCTTAACCCCCCAGGGTCAGGCCCTCAGAATG GTCTGGGAAGATACCTGGAGGTTTTGATTGGGGTCTCGGTGGCCTTCGTCctgctgctcttcctcctcctcttcctcctcctcctccgtcAGCGTCACAGCAAACACAGGACATCTG ACCAGAGAAAGACTGATTTCCAGCGTCCTGCAGGGGCTGCGGAGACAGAGCCCAAGGACAGGGGCCTGCTGAGGAG GTCCAGCCCAGCTGCTGACGTCCAGGAAGAAAACCTCT ATGCTGCTGTGAAGGACACACAGTCTGAGGACAGGGTGGAGCTGGACAGTCAG AGCCCACACGATGAAGACCCCCAGGCAGTGACGTATGCCCCGGTGAAACACTCCAGTCCTAGGAGAGAAAtggcctctcctccctcctcactgTCTGGGGAATTCCTGGACACAAAGGACAGACAGGTGGAAGAGGACAGGCAGATGGACACTGAG GCTGCTGCATCTGAAGCCTCCCAGGATGTGACCTACGCCCAGCTGCACAGCTTGACCCTTAGACGGAAGGCAACTGAGCCTCCTCCATCCCAGGAAGGGGAACCTCCAGCTGAGCCCAGCATCTACGCCACTCTGGCCATCCACTAG
- the LILRB3 gene encoding leukocyte immunoglobulin-like receptor subfamily B member 3 isoform X2: MTPALTALLCLGLSLGPRTRMQAGPFPKPTLWAEPGSVISWGSPVTIWCQGSLEAQEYQLDKEGSPEPWDRNNPLEPKNKARFSIPSMTQHHAGRYRCHYYSSAGWSEPSDPLELVMTGFYNKPTLSALPSPVVASGGNMTLRCGSQKGYHHFVLMKEGEHQLPRTLDSQQLHSGGFQALFPVGPVTPSHRWRFTCYYYYTNTPWVWSHPSDPLEILPSGVSRKPSLLTLQGPVLAPGQSLTLQCGSDVGYDRFVLYKEGERDFLQRPGQQPQAGLSQANFTLGPVSRSYGGQYRCYGAHNLSSEWSAPSDPLDILITGQIYDTVSLSAQPGPTVASGENMTLLCQSRGYFDTFLLTKEGAAHPPLRLRSMYGAHKYQAEFPMSPVTSAHAGTYRCYGSRSSNPHLLSFPSEPLELMVSGHSGGSSLPPTGPPSTPGGPEDQPLNPPGSGPQNGLGRYLEVLIGVSVAFVLLLFLLLFLLLLRQRHSKHRTSDQRKTDFQRPAGAAETEPKDRGLLRRSSPAADVQEENLSDAAVKDTQSEDRVELDSQQSPHDEDPQAVTYAPVKHSSPRREMASPPSSLSGEFLDTKDRQVEEDRQMDTEAAASEASQDVTYAQLHSLTLRRKATEPPPSQEGEPPAEPSIYATLAIH, from the exons ATGACGCCCGCCCTCACAGCCCTGCTCTGCCTTG GGCTGAGTCTGGGCCCCAGGACCCGCATGCAGGCAG GGCCCTTCCCCAAACCCACCCTCTGGGCTGAGCCAGGCTCTGTGATCAGCTGGGGGAGCCCCGTGACCATCTGGTGTCAGGGgagcctggaggcccaggagtaCCAACTGGATAAAGAGGGAAGCCCAGAGCCCTGGGACAGAAATAACCCACTGGAACCCAAGAACAAGGCCAGATTCTCCATCCCATCCATGACACAGCACCATGCAGGGAGATACCGCTGCCACTATTACAGCTCTGCAGGCTGGTCAGAGCCCAGCGACCCCCTGGAGCTGGTGATGACAG GATTCTACAACAAACCCACCCTCtcagccctgcccagccctgtggTGGCCTCAGGGGGGAATATGACCCTCCGATGTGGCTCACAGAAGGGATATCACCATTTTGTTCTGATGAAGGAAGGAGAACACCAGCTCCCCCGGACCCTGGACTCACAGCAGCTCCACAGTGGGGGGTTCCAGGCCCTGTTCCCTGTGGGCCCCGTGACCCCCAGCCACAGGTGGAGGTTCACATGCTATTACTATTATACAAACACCCCCTGGGTGTGGTCCCACCCCAGTGACCCCCTGGAGATTCTGCCCTCAG GCGTGTCTAGGAAGCCCTCCCTCCTGACCCTGCAGGGCCCTGTCCTGGCCCCTGGGCAGAGCCTGACCCTCCAGTGTGGCTCTGATGTCGGCTACGACAGATTTGTTCTGTATAAGGAGGGGGAACGTGACTTCCTCCAGCGCCCTGGCCAGCAGCCCCAGGCTGGGCTCTCCCAGGCCAACTTCACCCTGGGCCCTGTGAGCCGCTCCTACGGGGGCCAGTACAGGTGCTATGGTGCACACAACCTCTCCTCCGAGTGGTCGGCCCCCAGTGACCCCCTGGACATCCTGATCACAG GACAGATCTATGACACCGTCTCCCTGTCAGCACAGCCGGGCCCCACAGTGGCCTCAGGAGAGAACATGACCCTGCTGTGTCAGTCACGGGGGTATTTTGACACTTTCCTTCTGACCAAAGAAGGGGCAGCCCATCCCCCACTGCGTCTGAGATCAATGTACGGAGCTCATAAGTACCAGGCTGAATTCCCCATGAGTCCTGTGACCTCAGCCCACGCGGGGACCTACAGGTGCTACGGCTCACGCAGCTCCAACCCCCACCTGCTGTCTTTCCCCAGTGAGCCCCTGGAACTCATGGTCTCAG GACACTCTGGAGGCTCCAGCCTCCCACCCACAGGGCCGCCCTCCACACCTG gaggtcctgaggacCAGCCCCTTAACCCCCCAGGGTCAGGCCCTCAGAATG GTCTGGGAAGATACCTGGAGGTTTTGATTGGGGTCTCGGTGGCCTTCGTCctgctgctcttcctcctcctcttcctcctcctcctccgtcAGCGTCACAGCAAACACAGGACATCTG ACCAGAGAAAGACTGATTTCCAGCGTCCTGCAGGGGCTGCGGAGACAGAGCCCAAGGACAGGGGCCTGCTGAGGAG GTCCAGCCCAGCTGCTGACGTCCAGGAAGAAAACCTCT CAGATGCTGCTGTGAAGGACACACAGTCTGAGGACAGGGTGGAGCTGGACAGTCAG CAGAGCCCACACGATGAAGACCCCCAGGCAGTGACGTATGCCCCGGTGAAACACTCCAGTCCTAGGAGAGAAAtggcctctcctccctcctcactgTCTGGGGAATTCCTGGACACAAAGGACAGACAGGTGGAAGAGGACAGGCAGATGGACACTGAG GCTGCTGCATCTGAAGCCTCCCAGGATGTGACCTACGCCCAGCTGCACAGCTTGACCCTTAGACGGAAGGCAACTGAGCCTCCTCCATCCCAGGAAGGGGAACCTCCAGCTGAGCCCAGCATCTACGCCACTCTGGCCATCCACTAG
- the LILRB3 gene encoding leukocyte immunoglobulin-like receptor subfamily B member 3 isoform X3, with product MTPALTALLCLGLSLGPRTRMQAGPFPKPTLWAEPGSVISWGSPVTIWCQGSLEAQEYQLDKEGSPEPWDRNNPLEPKNKARFSIPSMTQHHAGRYRCHYYSSAGWSEPSDPLELVMTGFYNKPTLSALPSPVVASGGNMTLRCGSQKGYHHFVLMKEGEHQLPRTLDSQQLHSGGFQALFPVGPVTPSHRWRFTCYYYYTNTPWVWSHPSDPLEILPSGVSRKPSLLTLQGPVLAPGQSLTLQCGSDVGYDRFVLYKEGERDFLQRPGQQPQAGLSQANFTLGPVSRSYGGQYRCYGAHNLSSEWSAPSDPLDILITGQIYDTVSLSAQPGPTVASGENMTLLCQSRGYFDTFLLTKEGAAHPPLRLRSMYGAHKYQAEFPMSPVTSAHAGTYRCYGSRSSNPHLLSFPSEPLELMVSGHSGGSSLPPTGPPSTPGGPEDQPLNPPGSGPQNGLGRYLEVLIGVSVAFVLLLFLLLFLLLLRQRHSKHRTSDQRKTDFQRPAGAAETEPKDRGLLRRSSPAADVQEENLYAAVKDTQSEDRVELDSQQSPHDEDPQAVTYAPVKHSSPRREMASPPSSLSGEFLDTKDRQVEEDRQMDTEAAASEASQDVTYAQLHSLTLRRKATEPPPSQEGEPPAEPSIYATLAIH from the exons ATGACGCCCGCCCTCACAGCCCTGCTCTGCCTTG GGCTGAGTCTGGGCCCCAGGACCCGCATGCAGGCAG GGCCCTTCCCCAAACCCACCCTCTGGGCTGAGCCAGGCTCTGTGATCAGCTGGGGGAGCCCCGTGACCATCTGGTGTCAGGGgagcctggaggcccaggagtaCCAACTGGATAAAGAGGGAAGCCCAGAGCCCTGGGACAGAAATAACCCACTGGAACCCAAGAACAAGGCCAGATTCTCCATCCCATCCATGACACAGCACCATGCAGGGAGATACCGCTGCCACTATTACAGCTCTGCAGGCTGGTCAGAGCCCAGCGACCCCCTGGAGCTGGTGATGACAG GATTCTACAACAAACCCACCCTCtcagccctgcccagccctgtggTGGCCTCAGGGGGGAATATGACCCTCCGATGTGGCTCACAGAAGGGATATCACCATTTTGTTCTGATGAAGGAAGGAGAACACCAGCTCCCCCGGACCCTGGACTCACAGCAGCTCCACAGTGGGGGGTTCCAGGCCCTGTTCCCTGTGGGCCCCGTGACCCCCAGCCACAGGTGGAGGTTCACATGCTATTACTATTATACAAACACCCCCTGGGTGTGGTCCCACCCCAGTGACCCCCTGGAGATTCTGCCCTCAG GCGTGTCTAGGAAGCCCTCCCTCCTGACCCTGCAGGGCCCTGTCCTGGCCCCTGGGCAGAGCCTGACCCTCCAGTGTGGCTCTGATGTCGGCTACGACAGATTTGTTCTGTATAAGGAGGGGGAACGTGACTTCCTCCAGCGCCCTGGCCAGCAGCCCCAGGCTGGGCTCTCCCAGGCCAACTTCACCCTGGGCCCTGTGAGCCGCTCCTACGGGGGCCAGTACAGGTGCTATGGTGCACACAACCTCTCCTCCGAGTGGTCGGCCCCCAGTGACCCCCTGGACATCCTGATCACAG GACAGATCTATGACACCGTCTCCCTGTCAGCACAGCCGGGCCCCACAGTGGCCTCAGGAGAGAACATGACCCTGCTGTGTCAGTCACGGGGGTATTTTGACACTTTCCTTCTGACCAAAGAAGGGGCAGCCCATCCCCCACTGCGTCTGAGATCAATGTACGGAGCTCATAAGTACCAGGCTGAATTCCCCATGAGTCCTGTGACCTCAGCCCACGCGGGGACCTACAGGTGCTACGGCTCACGCAGCTCCAACCCCCACCTGCTGTCTTTCCCCAGTGAGCCCCTGGAACTCATGGTCTCAG GACACTCTGGAGGCTCCAGCCTCCCACCCACAGGGCCGCCCTCCACACCTG gaggtcctgaggacCAGCCCCTTAACCCCCCAGGGTCAGGCCCTCAGAATG GTCTGGGAAGATACCTGGAGGTTTTGATTGGGGTCTCGGTGGCCTTCGTCctgctgctcttcctcctcctcttcctcctcctcctccgtcAGCGTCACAGCAAACACAGGACATCTG ACCAGAGAAAGACTGATTTCCAGCGTCCTGCAGGGGCTGCGGAGACAGAGCCCAAGGACAGGGGCCTGCTGAGGAG GTCCAGCCCAGCTGCTGACGTCCAGGAAGAAAACCTCT ATGCTGCTGTGAAGGACACACAGTCTGAGGACAGGGTGGAGCTGGACAGTCAG CAGAGCCCACACGATGAAGACCCCCAGGCAGTGACGTATGCCCCGGTGAAACACTCCAGTCCTAGGAGAGAAAtggcctctcctccctcctcactgTCTGGGGAATTCCTGGACACAAAGGACAGACAGGTGGAAGAGGACAGGCAGATGGACACTGAG GCTGCTGCATCTGAAGCCTCCCAGGATGTGACCTACGCCCAGCTGCACAGCTTGACCCTTAGACGGAAGGCAACTGAGCCTCCTCCATCCCAGGAAGGGGAACCTCCAGCTGAGCCCAGCATCTACGCCACTCTGGCCATCCACTAG
- the LILRB3 gene encoding leukocyte immunoglobulin-like receptor subfamily B member 3 isoform X4: protein MTPALTALLCLGLSLGPRTRMQAGPFPKPTLWAEPGSVISWGSPVTIWCQGSLEAQEYQLDKEGSPEPWDRNNPLEPKNKARFSIPSMTQHHAGRYRCHYYSSAGWSEPSDPLELVMTGFYNKPTLSALPSPVVASGGNMTLRCGSQKGYHHFVLMKEGEHQLPRTLDSQQLHSGGFQALFPVGPVTPSHRWRFTCYYYYTNTPWVWSHPSDPLEILPSGVSRKPSLLTLQGPVLAPGQSLTLQCGSDVGYDRFVLYKEGERDFLQRPGQQPQAGLSQANFTLGPVSRSYGGQYRCYGAHNLSSEWSAPSDPLDILITGQIYDTVSLSAQPGPTVASGENMTLLCQSRGYFDTFLLTKEGAAHPPLRLRSMYGAHKYQAEFPMSPVTSAHAGTYRCYGSRSSNPHLLSFPSEPLELMVSGHSGGSSLPPTGPPSTPGGPEDQPLNPPGSGPQNGLGRYLEVLIGVSVAFVLLLFLLLFLLLLRQRHSKHRTSDQRKTDFQRPAGAAETEPKDRGLLRRSSPAADVQEENLSDAAVKDTQSEDRVELDSQSPHDEDPQAVTYAPVKHSSPRREMASPPSSLSGEFLDTKDRQVEEDRQMDTEAAASEASQDVTYAQLHSLTLRRKATEPPPSQEGEPPAEPSIYATLAIH from the exons ATGACGCCCGCCCTCACAGCCCTGCTCTGCCTTG GGCTGAGTCTGGGCCCCAGGACCCGCATGCAGGCAG GGCCCTTCCCCAAACCCACCCTCTGGGCTGAGCCAGGCTCTGTGATCAGCTGGGGGAGCCCCGTGACCATCTGGTGTCAGGGgagcctggaggcccaggagtaCCAACTGGATAAAGAGGGAAGCCCAGAGCCCTGGGACAGAAATAACCCACTGGAACCCAAGAACAAGGCCAGATTCTCCATCCCATCCATGACACAGCACCATGCAGGGAGATACCGCTGCCACTATTACAGCTCTGCAGGCTGGTCAGAGCCCAGCGACCCCCTGGAGCTGGTGATGACAG GATTCTACAACAAACCCACCCTCtcagccctgcccagccctgtggTGGCCTCAGGGGGGAATATGACCCTCCGATGTGGCTCACAGAAGGGATATCACCATTTTGTTCTGATGAAGGAAGGAGAACACCAGCTCCCCCGGACCCTGGACTCACAGCAGCTCCACAGTGGGGGGTTCCAGGCCCTGTTCCCTGTGGGCCCCGTGACCCCCAGCCACAGGTGGAGGTTCACATGCTATTACTATTATACAAACACCCCCTGGGTGTGGTCCCACCCCAGTGACCCCCTGGAGATTCTGCCCTCAG GCGTGTCTAGGAAGCCCTCCCTCCTGACCCTGCAGGGCCCTGTCCTGGCCCCTGGGCAGAGCCTGACCCTCCAGTGTGGCTCTGATGTCGGCTACGACAGATTTGTTCTGTATAAGGAGGGGGAACGTGACTTCCTCCAGCGCCCTGGCCAGCAGCCCCAGGCTGGGCTCTCCCAGGCCAACTTCACCCTGGGCCCTGTGAGCCGCTCCTACGGGGGCCAGTACAGGTGCTATGGTGCACACAACCTCTCCTCCGAGTGGTCGGCCCCCAGTGACCCCCTGGACATCCTGATCACAG GACAGATCTATGACACCGTCTCCCTGTCAGCACAGCCGGGCCCCACAGTGGCCTCAGGAGAGAACATGACCCTGCTGTGTCAGTCACGGGGGTATTTTGACACTTTCCTTCTGACCAAAGAAGGGGCAGCCCATCCCCCACTGCGTCTGAGATCAATGTACGGAGCTCATAAGTACCAGGCTGAATTCCCCATGAGTCCTGTGACCTCAGCCCACGCGGGGACCTACAGGTGCTACGGCTCACGCAGCTCCAACCCCCACCTGCTGTCTTTCCCCAGTGAGCCCCTGGAACTCATGGTCTCAG GACACTCTGGAGGCTCCAGCCTCCCACCCACAGGGCCGCCCTCCACACCTG gaggtcctgaggacCAGCCCCTTAACCCCCCAGGGTCAGGCCCTCAGAATG GTCTGGGAAGATACCTGGAGGTTTTGATTGGGGTCTCGGTGGCCTTCGTCctgctgctcttcctcctcctcttcctcctcctcctccgtcAGCGTCACAGCAAACACAGGACATCTG ACCAGAGAAAGACTGATTTCCAGCGTCCTGCAGGGGCTGCGGAGACAGAGCCCAAGGACAGGGGCCTGCTGAGGAG GTCCAGCCCAGCTGCTGACGTCCAGGAAGAAAACCTCT CAGATGCTGCTGTGAAGGACACACAGTCTGAGGACAGGGTGGAGCTGGACAGTCAG AGCCCACACGATGAAGACCCCCAGGCAGTGACGTATGCCCCGGTGAAACACTCCAGTCCTAGGAGAGAAAtggcctctcctccctcctcactgTCTGGGGAATTCCTGGACACAAAGGACAGACAGGTGGAAGAGGACAGGCAGATGGACACTGAG GCTGCTGCATCTGAAGCCTCCCAGGATGTGACCTACGCCCAGCTGCACAGCTTGACCCTTAGACGGAAGGCAACTGAGCCTCCTCCATCCCAGGAAGGGGAACCTCCAGCTGAGCCCAGCATCTACGCCACTCTGGCCATCCACTAG
- the LILRB3 gene encoding leukocyte immunoglobulin-like receptor subfamily B member 3 isoform 2 precursor (isoform 2 precursor is encoded by transcript variant 2), with the protein MTPALTALLCLGLSLGPRTRMQAGPFPKPTLWAEPGSVISWGSPVTIWCQGSLEAQEYQLDKEGSPEPWDRNNPLEPKNKARFSIPSMTQHHAGRYRCHYYSSAGWSEPSDPLELVMTGFYNKPTLSALPSPVVASGGNMTLRCGSQKGYHHFVLMKEGEHQLPRTLDSQQLHSGGFQALFPVGPVTPSHRWRFTCYYYYTNTPWVWSHPSDPLEILPSGVSRKPSLLTLQGPVLAPGQSLTLQCGSDVGYDRFVLYKEGERDFLQRPGQQPQAGLSQANFTLGPVSRSYGGQYRCYGAHNLSSEWSAPSDPLDILITGQIYDTVSLSAQPGPTVASGENMTLLCQSRGYFDTFLLTKEGAAHPPLRLRSMYGAHKYQAEFPMSPVTSAHAGTYRCYGSRSSNPHLLSFPSEPLELMVSGHSGGSSLPPTGPPSTPGLGRYLEVLIGVSVAFVLLLFLLLFLLLLRQRHSKHRTSDQRKTDFQRPAGAAETEPKDRGLLRRSSPAADVQEENLYAAVKDTQSEDRVELDSQSPHDEDPQAVTYAPVKHSSPRREMASPPSSLSGEFLDTKDRQVEEDRQMDTEAAASEASQDVTYAQLHSLTLRRKATEPPPSQEGEPPAEPSIYATLAIH; encoded by the exons ATGACGCCCGCCCTCACAGCCCTGCTCTGCCTTG GGCTGAGTCTGGGCCCCAGGACCCGCATGCAGGCAG GGCCCTTCCCCAAACCCACCCTCTGGGCTGAGCCAGGCTCTGTGATCAGCTGGGGGAGCCCCGTGACCATCTGGTGTCAGGGgagcctggaggcccaggagtaCCAACTGGATAAAGAGGGAAGCCCAGAGCCCTGGGACAGAAATAACCCACTGGAACCCAAGAACAAGGCCAGATTCTCCATCCCATCCATGACACAGCACCATGCAGGGAGATACCGCTGCCACTATTACAGCTCTGCAGGCTGGTCAGAGCCCAGCGACCCCCTGGAGCTGGTGATGACAG GATTCTACAACAAACCCACCCTCtcagccctgcccagccctgtggTGGCCTCAGGGGGGAATATGACCCTCCGATGTGGCTCACAGAAGGGATATCACCATTTTGTTCTGATGAAGGAAGGAGAACACCAGCTCCCCCGGACCCTGGACTCACAGCAGCTCCACAGTGGGGGGTTCCAGGCCCTGTTCCCTGTGGGCCCCGTGACCCCCAGCCACAGGTGGAGGTTCACATGCTATTACTATTATACAAACACCCCCTGGGTGTGGTCCCACCCCAGTGACCCCCTGGAGATTCTGCCCTCAG GCGTGTCTAGGAAGCCCTCCCTCCTGACCCTGCAGGGCCCTGTCCTGGCCCCTGGGCAGAGCCTGACCCTCCAGTGTGGCTCTGATGTCGGCTACGACAGATTTGTTCTGTATAAGGAGGGGGAACGTGACTTCCTCCAGCGCCCTGGCCAGCAGCCCCAGGCTGGGCTCTCCCAGGCCAACTTCACCCTGGGCCCTGTGAGCCGCTCCTACGGGGGCCAGTACAGGTGCTATGGTGCACACAACCTCTCCTCCGAGTGGTCGGCCCCCAGTGACCCCCTGGACATCCTGATCACAG GACAGATCTATGACACCGTCTCCCTGTCAGCACAGCCGGGCCCCACAGTGGCCTCAGGAGAGAACATGACCCTGCTGTGTCAGTCACGGGGGTATTTTGACACTTTCCTTCTGACCAAAGAAGGGGCAGCCCATCCCCCACTGCGTCTGAGATCAATGTACGGAGCTCATAAGTACCAGGCTGAATTCCCCATGAGTCCTGTGACCTCAGCCCACGCGGGGACCTACAGGTGCTACGGCTCACGCAGCTCCAACCCCCACCTGCTGTCTTTCCCCAGTGAGCCCCTGGAACTCATGGTCTCAG GACACTCTGGAGGCTCCAGCCTCCCACCCACAGGGCCGCCCTCCACACCTG GTCTGGGAAGATACCTGGAGGTTTTGATTGGGGTCTCGGTGGCCTTCGTCctgctgctcttcctcctcctcttcctcctcctcctccgtcAGCGTCACAGCAAACACAGGACATCTG ACCAGAGAAAGACTGATTTCCAGCGTCCTGCAGGGGCTGCGGAGACAGAGCCCAAGGACAGGGGCCTGCTGAGGAG GTCCAGCCCAGCTGCTGACGTCCAGGAAGAAAACCTCT ATGCTGCTGTGAAGGACACACAGTCTGAGGACAGGGTGGAGCTGGACAGTCAG AGCCCACACGATGAAGACCCCCAGGCAGTGACGTATGCCCCGGTGAAACACTCCAGTCCTAGGAGAGAAAtggcctctcctccctcctcactgTCTGGGGAATTCCTGGACACAAAGGACAGACAGGTGGAAGAGGACAGGCAGATGGACACTGAG GCTGCTGCATCTGAAGCCTCCCAGGATGTGACCTACGCCCAGCTGCACAGCTTGACCCTTAGACGGAAGGCAACTGAGCCTCCTCCATCCCAGGAAGGGGAACCTCCAGCTGAGCCCAGCATCTACGCCACTCTGGCCATCCACTAG